From a region of the Coffea arabica cultivar ET-39 chromosome 3e, Coffea Arabica ET-39 HiFi, whole genome shotgun sequence genome:
- the LOC113741560 gene encoding G-type lectin S-receptor-like serine/threonine-protein kinase At1g34300 — protein MLNPLPFFLLFITAKSFSTLAAADVQLGSTLSASDPNSKWTSPSQTFTFTFISDPSGASSAHFAAIIYDNSPNIPIWIAGGSDLGAADSTATLRLLSNGNLELRNGSYNSLVWQSSTSRRGAASAALDDSGNFALRNATRSDIWSTFDNPTDTIVPSQNFTRNHVLRNGIYSFRLSNSTGNLTLMWNESIFYYSSGLNSSATVNWTSPSLTISPIGIITLSDLHLSGPLSSAYSSDYADATIVLRFVKLDNDGNLRIYSVGKGSGSRTVTWSAVSDQCRVFGYCGNFGICGYNETGPVCSCPSQNFEPVDQRDGRKGCKIKVNLQNCQGYRAMMQLDHTVLLTYPPESDTDNTQVFSACKSNCLQSYPCLGSTSLADGTGFCYQKTSNFISGYQSPALPSTSFFKICGQPEPSPPVLSADSVKRDGWRLKAWIVVVVVLVTILGLILVEGSTWWWCFRDSPKFGGMSAQYALLEYASGAPVQFSYKELQRATKGFKEKLGAGGFGAVYKGVLANRTVAAVKQLEGIEQGEKQFRMEVATISSTHHLNLVRLIGFCSEGRHRLLVYEFMKNGSLDNFLFTTEEHSGKILSWESRYNIALGTARGITYLHEECRDCIVHCDIKPENILLDENYNAKVSDFGLAKLINPKDHRYRTLTSVTETRGYLAPEWLANLPITSKSDVYSFGMVLLEIVSGKRNFEVSAETNNKKFSLWAYEEFDKGNTEAIFDKQLSKHEIDIEQVMRAIQVSFWCIQEQPAQRPVMGKVVQMLEGIIDIGKPPIPKGVTEGSVSGTSINASSISAFSTIAASAPAPSSSSSVQTRGILSSVSARNTERASSSLLQSEAKSAL, from the coding sequence ATGCTGAACCCTTTGCCTTTCTTCTTACTATTCATCACAGCCAAGAGTTTTTCTACTTTAGCTGCAGCTGATGTTCAACTTGGGTCAACCCTCTCAGCTTCCGATCCCAACTCCAAATGGACTTCTCCAAGCCAGACCTTCACTTTTACCTTCATTTCTGATCCCTCTGGTGCTAGTTCAGCTCATTTTGCAGCCATAATTTACGATAACAGCCCCAATATTCCTATCTGGATTGCTGGTGGTTCTGACCTCGGCGCTGCTGATTCCACCGCCACCCTCCGCCTCCTGTCGAACGGCAATCTGGAGCTTCGCAACGGTTCATACAACTCCCTTGTCTGGCAGTCGTCCACCTCTAGGCGTGGGGCTGCATCCGCTGCTCTTGACGATTCAGGTAATTTTGCTCTTAGAAACGCCACCAGGTCGGATATTTGGTCAACTTTTGATAATCCGACCGATACTATTGTTCCGTCTCAGAATTTTACCAGAAATCATGTTTTGCGAAATGGGATTTATTCGTTTCGCTTGAGCAATAGTACTGGCAACTTAACTCTTATGTGGAATGAGTCCATTTTCTATTACAGTTCTGGGTTGAATTCATCGGCTACGGTCAACTGGACTTCACCAAGTTTAACCATTTCACCAATTGGGATAATAACCCTTTCTGATCTGCACCTTTCCGGCCCTTTATCCTCGGCTTATAGTAGTGATTATGCCGACGCAACAATTGTATTAAGGTTTGTGAAGTTGGATAATGAtggtaatttgagaatttataGCGTTGGGAAGGGTAGTGGGAGTAGAACTGTTACATGGTCTGCTGTAAGTGATCAATGTCGAGTGTTTGGATATTGTGGGAATTTTGGGATATGTGGTTATAATGAGACGGGACCGGTTTGCAGTTGTCCGTCACAGAATTTTGAACCAGTTGATCAGAGGGATGGTAGGAAAGGGTGTAAGATTAAGGTGAACCTTCAGAATTGTCAGGGATATAGGGCGATGATGCAGTTGGACCATACTGTGTTATTGACCTATCCCCCTGAATCAGATACAGATAATACTCAGGTTTTCTCTGCCTGTAAATCAAATTGTCTTCAGTCATATCCTTGTCTTGGATCAACTTCATTGGCTGATGGGACAGGGTTTTGTTATCAgaaaacttcaaatttcatcAGCGGCTACCAGTCGCCTGCACTTCCTAGCACTTCCTTTTTCAAGATATGCGGTCAACCTGAGCCTAGTCCTCCTGTTTTATCAGCTGACAGTGTTAAAAGGGATGGCTGGAGATTGAAAGCGTGGATAGTTGTGGTTGTGGTCTTGGTTACCATTTTGGGTTTGATCTTAGTTGAAGGTAGTACGTGGTGGTGGTGCTTTAGGGATAGCCCAAAATTTGGGGGAATGTCAGCTCAGTATGCGCTTCTTGAGTATGCCTCTGGTGCACCTGTCCAGTTCTCATATAAGGAGCTCCAACGGGCAACAAAAGGGTTTAAAGAAAAGCTTGGTGCAGGAGGATTTGGGGCTGTCTATAAAGGGGTTCTTGCTAATAGAACTGTTGCTGCAGTGAAACAGCTGGAGGGAATTGAGCAGGGTGAAAAACAGTTCAGAATGGAGGTTGCCACAATAAGCAGCACCCACCATTTGAATTTGGTTAGATTGATAGGATTTTGTTCTGAAGGGCGTCACCGACTACTGGTGTATGAGTTCATGAAAAATGGTTCGCTGGATAACTTTCTCTTCACCACTGAAGAGCATTCAGGAAAGATATTGAGTTGGGAATCTCGTTATAACATTGCACTAGGGACTGCAAGGGGGATTACATATCTTCATGAAGAGTGTCGAGATTGTATTGTGCACTGTGATATAAAGCCTGAAAACATTCTCTTGGATGAAAATTACAATGCCAAAGTATCAGATTTTGGCCTTGCGAAACTTATTAATCCCAAGGACCACAGGTATCGAACCTTGACAAGTGTAACGGAAACAAGAGGATATTTGGCTCCTGAGTGGCTTGCTAATCTTCCAATAACTTCAAAATCTGATGTATATAGCTTTGGAATGGTATTATTGGAGATAGTAAGTGGAAAAAGGAACTTTGAAGTCTCAGCTGAGACTAACAATAAAAAGTTTTCTTTGTGGGCTTATGAGGAATTTGATAAGGGCAATACTGAAGCAATTTTTGATAAACAGCTTTCTAAGCATGAGATAGATATAGAGCAAGTGATGAGGGCAATTCAAGTTAGCTTTTGGTGCATCCAAGAGCAACCAGCTCAGAGGCCTGTAATGGGTAAGGTTGTTCAGATGCTAGAAGGCATTATTGATATTGGTAAACCACCCATTCCTAAGGGTGTCACAGAGGGATCTGTCAGTGGGACTAGCATAAACGCTAGTAGTATCAGTGCCTTTTCCACAATTGCAGCTTCAGCTCCAGCTCCCTCGTCATCTTCGTCAGTTCAAACTCGTGGAATTTTGTCTTCTGTTTCAGCAAGGAATACAGAGAGAGCATCTTCATCACTTCTTCAGTCCGAAGCTAAGTCTGCATTATGA